TGGAGAAGGGGCTCGTCTTGCACGCCGTCCGGTAGACGTACGACAGCAGCGACCGTTCGATCTTGCGCTGCTTCTTGTCGGGGCGCGCGGCCGGACTCCCCAACCCGTGCCGGTACACGTCGAGTTGGGCGTCCAGGGCCGGTGAGGCGAGCAGCAGCGCCCGCCGGAGGCGTTCGTGACCGGCGAGCCGGCGCAGGGCCTCACGGCTGCGCCCGGTCTCGGCGGCGAGCAGACCGGCCCCCGCCTCGCGCCGCTCGTCCAGCGTGCGGCGGCCGGTGAGCCAGTCGGCGAGGGTGGCGGCGGCGGCCGGGTCCATCTGCCGTACCCGGGCGAGGGCATGGTCGGCCGAATCGGCAGTGGGCAGGCGGTTGTTGAAGATGTCCCGGCGCAGCTTCAGCAGGGCCCTCCGCAGCGGTTCGTCGTCGCTGCCGCCGATCAGGTCGTGGAGCTGGTCCCCGGCCTTCTCCGCGAGCAGCCGCAACTGGGCCGACTCGTCGAGGACTTCGTCCGCCCAGCGGCGGCTCTCCGGGCAGCGCAGCTCCCGCACGCTCTCGACCGGCAGCCCGGCGACCCGGGCCATGAACGCGGTCCGGACCGCTGCGTGGTTGGTGTGGTCGCTCATCGTCGGCTCTCCCCCGCTCACGCGATCTCGTAGCGGAAGTCGGCGGGAGCGGGCCGTTCGTTGCCGATCATCATGATCAGCAGGGGCGCCTCGCCCGTTCCTTCGAGGCCCAGCGCCTCGATGTAGGAGATGTTGTCGAAGCCGAGGGCCACTCCGCAGCCGAGATCCACGGCCGATGCGGCGGTGTAGACGGACTGGGCGACGGCCCCGATCGTGGCGTTGACCAGGCGGTATCCCCGATCGCCGACCGCGTCCAGGACGGCGGTGGTCCGGACGGTCGGCACCAGGACGGCCCCGGCCTGCTCCAGGTTGTAGTTGGCCAGGAAGTAGTTCTTCTGGAGGAACTCCCCCGGCCGTCCCTCGCTGATCCGCCGCAGGCTCCGCCGCTCCGGGTCGTAGGCGTACGACCCCGGCACCACCCCCTCCACATGGCTGACGAACACGTACAGCTTCGCCAGCCGGACATCACCCCCCGTGTCCCCGCCGAGCCGCGACCCGGCGACCGCTGCGGCGAGGCAGGCCGCCAGCTGCGGACGGGTCACCGGCTGCTGGGCCTCGAAGCGGCCGAAGCTGGAGCGGCGGTCGCGCAGGGCGGTGCGTACGTCGGTCTCCAGCGGCCGCGCGGGCGGCAGCTCCACCTCCACCGCCGCCGGGTCGACGGGGTGCGCGGCGGCCGGGGCCAGCGCGCCGGGGGCGGGCCGGGCGGTGGCGCCAGCGCAGGTGGCGGCCTGCATACGAAGGAGCGCGTCGAAGGTGAGGACGGTCCGCGAGCGCTCAACGTCTTTGCGCTGTACGGAGACGGGGGCGGCGGATCCGCCCGAACCCGGCTCGTACCCCGCCCACTTCAGCGGTACGACCGCGAAGATCCCCTCCTCCGCGGGATCGACGCCGAGCAGGGCCGCGAGCCGCTCCTCGTCGAACCAGAGCGCCGGTTCGACCGCCAGCCCCCGGGCCGCCGCCCACATCCGCCAGGTCTGGACGCAGGCGCCGAGGTCCATGGAGACGGCGTGGAAGGAGAAGCTGTTGTACTTGAAGGAGTTCTGCCAGAACTTGATGGAGAGCACCAGGTACTGATCCGTCTCCGGGCCCGGCGCGCCCTCCCCGAGCGCGTCCCGCACCTCGCCGGAGACATCCCCGGTGAGCAGCCGCTGCATGGCGTGGTGGCGGGTGGAGTAGTAGTGCACGCCCGGCGGCACGGGGCCGCTCGGCCCGGAGATCCAGTGGACGCCGACCGGGTACAGGCCGCCCCCGGAGGCCGATCCGCGCGACCAGTTGGCCAGCGGGTAGAAAGGCAGGGCGCTCAGGTCGGTGTTGGCCTGGACGCCCAGGCGGCGGCCGGTCAGCCCGTAGGAGTCGCGGAGCATGCCGGAGAGGGCGGTGAGGTCGAACTCGCCCTCTCCGGGGGCCCCTTCCTGGCACAGGCCCCGGTCGAGGGTGGCGTCGGCGGGGTAGGGGGCGTCGGGCAGTGGGAAGCTGTCGGCGCCCGGGTAGAACTTGGCCTTGCGGGGCCCGTCCTGCCAGTTCGGTACGAAGTCTGCGGGTTCCATCGGGACCCGGCCGCGGTGCATGATCGCGGCGGCGTATTCATGGGCGTATCCCATGGCGAGCTCCTTGGTCACGGCAGGGAGGGGAGCGGAAGGCGGAGGGGGCGCGGTCATGGGAACGGGTGCGGGGCCGGGTTGAGGTCGGCGTCGGTGAGGTCCGCCGTACGCAGCCCCGCCTCACGCAGCGCGGTGCGCAGCCGGGGCATCCGCAGAGCCCGCTGCCTGCTCCAGCCGAAGTCGATCGGCAGCAGGCCGGGCACGAGGACGCTCACCGTGGTCAGGCCCAGCGCCCGCTGTTCGGGCATGGTCTGGTCGACCACCACCACGTCGAACCCGGCACCCGTGACGGCGTCCACGCACCGCCGAAGGTCCTCGCGCAGGTCGTCGGAGACGGGGAGGACCGGCCGGCCGCCGGGCCCGTCCCCGTACAACTCCTCCAAGGAGCGCGCGGGTGGGCGTGCCGCTCCCGGCGCGCCGAGCAGGAAGTCCGCGTGGTCGCCCATCTCCGGGATGCCGTACGCCAACGGGTGGTCGTGGAGCGCCGCCACCTTCTCGAAGTCGTACGCCATCGCCCGCAGCCGCTCCTCGTCGCGCTCGGTGCGGCCCTGGAGGTTGACGGCGTCGGTGGCGATCTCGCAGAGCGCCCCGGTGAGTGCCGCTTCCGGGTCGAGTCCGGCGCCCGCGCCGAAGCACATCCGGCCGAGGCCGCCGTCGGGGCGGACGGCGACCCCGGTGACGACGGGGATCGGGAAGGAGATCCGGGTGTCGAAGAACCGGGCCTCGTAGCCGTACATCTCCAGCCGGTCCACCATCTGCCGGGTGGCCGGGCGGCGGCTGGTGCGCGGATCGATCTCGGGCAGCCCGGCCCGCCCGTACCAGGAGAGCAGGAACGCGTCCCGCTCCACGACCTCCATCAGCCCGAAGTAGACGGCCTCCTCCAACGCACCGCCTGACGCACAGCCGTTGGAGCTCTCCTGCACGAACCGGTTCTCCAGGCCGGGCGCGTGGTAGTACGTGAGCACCTCCGGCACGAGAACCGTCCGCTCGTCCCGCAGCGACCAGCCCCGCACCCACGGGATCTCCCGGTCCGAAGTGAACGGCAGGACACGGGGGTTGGCCGTGTGGAAGGCGTCCGAGTAGAGGCCGACGGTCCGGGGATCGACCGCTGCCCGGCCCTCCGCCCGGAGCCCGTCCAGGCTCGCGTGGACCTGGGCGCGCTTGGCCCGGGACCGCATGCCCGCGTACCGCTCAAGGCCTTCCAGCACCCCGATCCGCACGCTCTCGGCGAAGGTGTCGGCGTGCCCGCCCCAGAACGTCTCGCGGAGGTAGGGGCCCGAACGCATCGAGAAGCAGCCGATGGTGGCCGATGTCGAGGTGGAGGAGACGTCCTGGACGACGGAGGGGCCGAGCGAGCCGCAGACCGGGTTGGCGTACGGCTCCACGGGCAGCTCGTACGTCCCGATGTCCCGCACCCGGAAGCTGCCAGGCCGCAGCTTCGGCGCCGGCTTCAGCGTGATCGTGGCGGCCTCGTCGGTGTCGGGCTCGGGGGTCCCGCAGACCGGGCACTCGGGGTCCGGGACGAGCGGGTAGTGGCGTACGGCCAGGGTCTGGAGGTCGACCAGGTGGACGGCGGGGAAGGCCCCGGTCTCCGGTCCGCCGCCGGCCAGCCGGGCGGCGATGAGCCCGGCGATCGTCTCCGCCGCGAAGGGCGTGATGTACGGGGACGGGCCCGCCGCCCGGGTGCCGTCGCCCAGCTCCAGCGCCTCGCGCAGGGCGACCGAGCGCACAGCCTGCCAGCGGCGCTCCAGACAGCGGGAACAGGGGAGTTGGCGCTGTTCACGGGAGGCCGGGAGCTGGGTGTCCACGGTGTCTGCGGTGCCTGCCACCGGGAGCCGGGCGCCTGCGGTGTCTGCCGCCGGGAGTGGCCGGTCATGGCCCGCCGCCCCGGGGAAAGGGCCGACGACGGCGTGGCGGCCGTAGTAGCGCACGGGGACGGCGGCGGTGGCCGGGTGCCGCCCCTCCGCCCTGAACGCATCGCGTACGCCGAGGGGTTGGACCTCGACGGTCGCGGTGTCCGCCTCGGCCTCCGCCCTGCCGTGCCGGGCCAGCCCCGCCGTCAGCAGCTCCGCGAGGAGTGCGGTGGA
This DNA window, taken from Streptomyces griseus subsp. griseus, encodes the following:
- a CDS encoding TOMM precursor leader peptide-binding protein → MPVETFTEAPPVLGESTALLAELLTAGLARHGRAEAEADTATVEVQPLGVRDAFRAEGRHPATAAVPVRYYGRHAVVGPFPGAAGHDRPLPAADTAGARLPVAGTADTVDTQLPASREQRQLPCSRCLERRWQAVRSVALREALELGDGTRAAGPSPYITPFAAETIAGLIAARLAGGGPETGAFPAVHLVDLQTLAVRHYPLVPDPECPVCGTPEPDTDEAATITLKPAPKLRPGSFRVRDIGTYELPVEPYANPVCGSLGPSVVQDVSSTSTSATIGCFSMRSGPYLRETFWGGHADTFAESVRIGVLEGLERYAGMRSRAKRAQVHASLDGLRAEGRAAVDPRTVGLYSDAFHTANPRVLPFTSDREIPWVRGWSLRDERTVLVPEVLTYYHAPGLENRFVQESSNGCASGGALEEAVYFGLMEVVERDAFLLSWYGRAGLPEIDPRTSRRPATRQMVDRLEMYGYEARFFDTRISFPIPVVTGVAVRPDGGLGRMCFGAGAGLDPEAALTGALCEIATDAVNLQGRTERDEERLRAMAYDFEKVAALHDHPLAYGIPEMGDHADFLLGAPGAARPPARSLEELYGDGPGGRPVLPVSDDLREDLRRCVDAVTGAGFDVVVVDQTMPEQRALGLTTVSVLVPGLLPIDFGWSRQRALRMPRLRTALREAGLRTADLTDADLNPAPHPFP
- a CDS encoding nitroreductase family protein, coding for MGYAHEYAAAIMHRGRVPMEPADFVPNWQDGPRKAKFYPGADSFPLPDAPYPADATLDRGLCQEGAPGEGEFDLTALSGMLRDSYGLTGRRLGVQANTDLSALPFYPLANWSRGSASGGGLYPVGVHWISGPSGPVPPGVHYYSTRHHAMQRLLTGDVSGEVRDALGEGAPGPETDQYLVLSIKFWQNSFKYNSFSFHAVSMDLGACVQTWRMWAAARGLAVEPALWFDEERLAALLGVDPAEEGIFAVVPLKWAGYEPGSGGSAAPVSVQRKDVERSRTVLTFDALLRMQAATCAGATARPAPGALAPAAAHPVDPAAVEVELPPARPLETDVRTALRDRRSSFGRFEAQQPVTRPQLAACLAAAVAGSRLGGDTGGDVRLAKLYVFVSHVEGVVPGSYAYDPERRSLRRISEGRPGEFLQKNYFLANYNLEQAGAVLVPTVRTTAVLDAVGDRGYRLVNATIGAVAQSVYTAASAVDLGCGVALGFDNISYIEALGLEGTGEAPLLIMMIGNERPAPADFRYEIA